One Amphiprion ocellaris isolate individual 3 ecotype Okinawa chromosome 5, ASM2253959v1, whole genome shotgun sequence genomic region harbors:
- the vamp3 gene encoding vesicle-associated membrane protein 3, whose translation MSNIGPEGSGAVSSNRRLQQTQAQVDEVVDIMRVNVDKVLERDQKLSELDDRADALQAGASQFETSAAKLKRKYWWKNCKMWAILIAVIVIIIVIIIIWNYS comes from the exons AT GTCAAACATCGGTCCGGAGGGCTCTGGCGCAGTGTCAAGCAACAGGCGCTTGCAGCAGACTCAGGCCCAGGTGGATGAG gtggtgGATATTATGCGTGTTAATGTGGACAAAGTGCTGGAACGTGACCAGAAGCTGTCTGAACTGGATGACAGAGCAGATGCACTGCAGGCTGGAGCCTCCCAGTTCGAGACCAGTGCCGCTAAGCTGAAAAGGAAATACTGGTGGAAGAACTGCAAG ATGTGGGCCATCCTGATAGCTGTCATAGtgatcatcatcgtcatcattaTTA TTTGGAACTACTCATAA